In a single window of the Panthera uncia isolate 11264 chromosome B2 unlocalized genomic scaffold, Puncia_PCG_1.0 HiC_scaffold_25, whole genome shotgun sequence genome:
- the LOC125939347 gene encoding olfactory receptor 2B6-like, whose translation MNNSHPKEFVLLGFADRPWLELPLFAILLITYPMAMVGNTAIILVSRLDARLHSPMYFFLTNLSFLDMCYTTSIVPQMLFNLGSTKKTISYVGCAAQLYFFHIMGGTECLLLAIMSFDRYLAICKPLHYTLIMNPRICILLASTVWLTGITYAVSEATATLQLPLCGLNKLDHLLCEIPVLIKAACGEKAANELTLSVVCIFMLAVPLGLILASYACIGHAVFKIKSSEGRKKAFGTCSSHLIVVFLFYGPGISMYLQPPSSISRDQPKFMALFYGVVTPALNPFIYTLRNKDVKGALGNLVSGIFASK comes from the coding sequence ATGAATAACAGCCATCCTAAAGAGTTTGTTCTACTAGGCTTTGCAGATCGTCCTTGGCTGGAGCTTCCTCTATTTGCTATTCTTCTTATAACATACCCCATGGCCATGGTAGGAAACACAGCCATCATTCTGGTGTCCAGGTTAGATGCCCGTCTGCACAGccccatgtatttcttcctcacCAACCTCTCCTTCCTGGACATGTGCTACACCACAAGCATCGTCCCTCAGATGCTGTTTAACCTGGGAAGCACCAAGAAGACGATCAGCTATGTGGGGTGTGCAGCTCAGCTTTATTTCTTCCACATAATGGGGGGCACAGAATGTCTGCTTCTGGCTATTATGTCTTTTGATCGCTACCTGGCTATCTGCAAGCCTCTACACTACACCCTCATCATGAACCCACGCATCTGTATCCTGCTGGCATCCACTGTGTGGTTGACTGGAATCACGTATGCTGTCTCAGAGGCCACTGCTACCTTGCAGTTACCACTGTGTGGACTCAATAAATTGGACCACTTGCTGTGTGAGATTCCTGTTCTGATAAAGGCTGCCTGTGGAGAAAAGGCTGCTAATGAGCTCACACTCTCTGTGGTGTGTATTTTTATGTTAGCTGTCCCGCTAGGCTTAATTCTTGCTTCCTATGCTTGCATTGGACATGCCGTATTTAAAATTAAGTCttctgagggaaggaaaaaggcctTTGGGACATGTTCCTcccatctcattgtagttttcttgttttatggtCCAGGCATTAGCATGTACCTTCAGCCCCCCTCCTCCATCTCAAGAGACCAGCCCAAATTCATGGCGCTCTTCTATGGAGTAGTGACCCCTGCGCTGAACCCTTTTATCTACACCTTGAGGAATAAGGATGTGAAGGGAGCATTAGGCAACCTAGTCAGTGGCATTTTTGCGTCGAAGTGA